A genomic stretch from Sphingobacterium sp. ML3W includes:
- a CDS encoding GNAT family N-acetyltransferase, translated as MNIKLSVNRDLNANDILQLYQANKWSAAEKPELLMKALLNSHSLVTAWDGATLVGLGNAISDGYLVVYYPHLLVLPSYQGKGVGRLIMDKMQEIYKDFHMQMLTADGKAIHFYKKNGFERAGQTEPMWIYSGGDH; from the coding sequence ATGAACATAAAGCTTAGTGTTAATCGAGATTTGAACGCAAATGACATTCTGCAACTTTACCAAGCTAATAAATGGAGTGCAGCCGAAAAACCAGAATTACTAATGAAAGCCCTCTTAAATTCGCATTCTCTGGTTACTGCCTGGGATGGTGCAACATTAGTAGGCCTAGGGAATGCCATTTCAGATGGGTATCTTGTGGTATATTATCCGCATTTACTAGTGCTACCCTCCTATCAAGGCAAAGGGGTTGGTCGTTTGATTATGGATAAAATGCAAGAGATTTATAAGGATTTTCATATGCAGATGCTCACGGCTGATGGAAAGGCTATCCACTTCTATAAAAAGAACGGTTTTGAAAGAGCGGGACAAACGGAACCGATGTGGATCTATTCTGGTGGTGATCATTAA
- a CDS encoding FISUMP domain-containing protein yields the protein MYEIKSKSRSYTSPICLFLLLSVFSCKREANNSVANGKAKVTVTVTNSEFNNSENIGTKNASVHSQRAAVTAQRRIVPLDADFSLNVELSPAYGDQNEKTESVLRASNIKRAAAVQEDVASGVKYKVVVFDKSGGYVTDRDYVRGQESNGEELTLNGGQYTFIAYSINSTAENPALTFNDQSKTLDHTSISGLKGNADFMYYRTDLKVSSENDNYLSIIFNHKFSQIATVIDATSTGKNIEAIEASFDSHYPNADISLSDAGITRLGTKGNTALSFAGVNTGKVSATTILNGDATDGSLKISKLTIGGTTRTDIPAITNLTITPGVKYNLNLTVTRTDGNLLHAGLFSVRINGQIWMRHNLKADYNLDPDQNPSVRDLIGNYYQFGRSAVAATSSTGNGAISGWNTSSAPDGSWNSGTESNPVKTSNDPCPSGFRLPTRKEYEELIKNTTASNIGTWTNSSTANTIGAAKVFTSKTNPNVKLTFPAIGYRTAKDGQLTWRGGSGDYWTSSVSGSNLTRFSFVQNTVEIRTSNYNQPNNLGKTSGFTIRCISEQK from the coding sequence ATGTATGAAATAAAAAGTAAATCTCGTTCCTATACATCACCTATTTGTCTATTTCTGTTGTTGAGTGTTTTTTCCTGTAAGAGGGAGGCAAATAATTCCGTTGCAAATGGGAAGGCAAAAGTTACTGTAACAGTAACAAATTCTGAATTTAATAATTCAGAAAACATCGGAACAAAAAATGCATCAGTCCATTCTCAAAGGGCTGCAGTAACTGCTCAACGAAGGATCGTCCCACTTGATGCGGACTTTTCATTGAACGTTGAACTTTCTCCTGCGTATGGAGACCAAAATGAGAAAACAGAATCAGTTTTGCGGGCTTCAAATATTAAAAGAGCAGCAGCTGTTCAAGAGGATGTCGCGTCAGGTGTAAAGTATAAAGTTGTGGTATTTGATAAATCAGGAGGGTATGTGACTGACAGGGACTATGTTCGTGGTCAAGAATCCAATGGTGAGGAATTGACATTGAATGGTGGTCAGTATACCTTCATTGCCTATTCTATCAATAGTACGGCGGAGAATCCTGCACTGACATTTAACGACCAAAGTAAGACACTTGATCATACATCCATTTCTGGCCTAAAGGGTAATGCCGATTTTATGTATTATCGCACAGATCTGAAAGTTTCGAGTGAAAATGATAATTATTTGAGTATTATTTTCAATCATAAATTTAGCCAGATCGCAACCGTTATTGATGCGACTTCAACAGGTAAGAATATTGAGGCAATTGAAGCTTCATTTGATTCACATTATCCAAATGCGGATATTAGTTTGTCAGATGCAGGAATTACTCGTTTGGGAACCAAAGGAAATACCGCGCTTTCTTTTGCTGGAGTCAATACAGGGAAAGTTTCTGCCACGACTATTTTAAACGGTGACGCAACTGATGGATCACTTAAGATTTCAAAATTAACGATCGGAGGAACAACACGGACCGACATCCCAGCGATAACGAACTTGACGATTACACCTGGTGTAAAATACAACCTAAATCTTACTGTAACTAGAACTGACGGTAATTTACTTCATGCAGGATTGTTTTCTGTCAGGATAAATGGTCAGATCTGGATGCGTCATAATCTTAAAGCAGATTACAATCTTGACCCTGATCAGAATCCAAGTGTTAGAGATCTAATCGGTAACTATTATCAATTTGGTCGATCGGCCGTAGCTGCCACCTCTAGTACTGGAAATGGAGCTATTTCCGGATGGAATACCAGTAGCGCACCGGATGGATCTTGGAACAGTGGGACGGAAAGCAATCCCGTGAAAACATCAAACGATCCTTGTCCCAGCGGTTTCCGATTACCGACTAGAAAGGAATATGAGGAATTAATTAAAAATACGACTGCAAGTAATATCGGTACATGGACGAATAGCAGCACTGCAAATACAATCGGTGCCGCAAAAGTTTTTACCAGCAAAACAAATCCGAATGTGAAACTAACTTTCCCCGCCATTGGATATCGTACTGCTAAAGATGGGCAGCTTACTTGGAGAGGGGGAAGTGGTGATTATTGGACCTCATCTGTAAGTGGCAGCAATTTGACACGTTTTTCTTTTGTACAGAATACAGTAGAAATACGGACTTCTAATTACAATCAGCCTAATAATTTAGGTAAAACTTCCGGCTTTACAATTCGTTGTATTTCGGAACAGAAATAA
- a CDS encoding RidA family protein has protein sequence MEKKVINPWNWQDARNYVQAVEVKHVDSTLYVSGQCAISEDGISSNAGMRTQIFHTIENLEKVIQSSGYEARNLVRLNIYTTDSTALFENFDVIQNWLTKNKVKQTSTVLEVKTLFETLKVELEATLVK, from the coding sequence ATGGAAAAGAAAGTAATCAATCCTTGGAACTGGCAGGATGCCAGAAATTATGTGCAGGCAGTTGAAGTTAAACATGTAGATTCAACTTTATATGTATCGGGACAGTGTGCCATTAGTGAAGATGGAATATCGAGTAATGCCGGTATGAGAACGCAGATTTTTCATACTATTGAAAATCTTGAAAAAGTAATTCAATCAAGTGGATATGAAGCTCGAAATCTCGTTCGTTTGAATATCTACACGACCGACTCTACAGCATTATTTGAAAACTTTGATGTGATTCAAAACTGGCTCACTAAAAATAAAGTAAAACAAACAAGTACAGTTTTGGAAGTCAAGACATTGTTTGAAACTTTAAAGGTAGAACTAGAAGCAACTCTGGTTAAATAA
- a CDS encoding glycoside hydrolase: MIRIKNKHNCLYAIMAFSSIVLFGGCKKTALNNEDLASSNIRKAAAAADTGVTATVDWNQTFQKIDGFGAFGGRIVPFFESAKRDSILDYLWGNSGLKLNILRGKVLHTYPFDQQSRVVSIKPSNVSIDVDRNSAAYQNLSADEKEQLGQVWILKKAKERFQVPFILASTWTPPLSMKTDPSSISGKWFNGLNFSTSSTNFARYLAGFVKSFKNEGIVINAISPANEPENVFSDWDASYWTSKNLGEFISNNLRPALNEAGLQTTKIISSENAAWGTANSFLSGMDKSNVDILAGHGYVEISEIISGKRGFNQSPSKWTFGTGGKPMWVTEASDDGGNYDSGIEGGLKLAANMHKLLAECDASAYVFWLGMLAIQNNESLICTRPNGSLEFPKTYDVMGHYSRFVKAGYQRINVAVQNGGGLLLSAYKDPQTGKFVMIITNSGTSAVQLNINLTGFSSGPLNNFQTTATSSGHWGNVGAINPISAGAYSISIPAKSISTLEGTKQ, from the coding sequence ATGATCAGAATAAAAAACAAGCATAATTGTTTATATGCAATTATGGCCTTTTCCTCTATTGTACTTTTTGGAGGATGTAAAAAGACCGCACTAAATAATGAAGATTTAGCATCCAGTAATATCCGCAAAGCTGCCGCAGCCGCTGATACAGGTGTTACAGCTACAGTGGATTGGAATCAGACGTTTCAAAAAATAGATGGGTTTGGCGCATTTGGTGGGCGTATCGTTCCATTCTTTGAATCTGCCAAGAGAGATAGCATTTTAGATTACCTATGGGGAAATAGTGGACTTAAATTAAATATATTGCGTGGTAAGGTTCTTCATACTTATCCTTTTGATCAACAGAGTAGGGTCGTAAGCATTAAACCATCCAATGTTTCAATCGACGTAGATAGGAATAGCGCGGCTTATCAGAATCTATCAGCGGATGAAAAAGAACAGCTTGGTCAGGTATGGATATTGAAAAAAGCCAAAGAGCGTTTCCAGGTTCCATTCATATTGGCAAGTACTTGGACTCCGCCATTGTCAATGAAGACAGATCCAAGTAGTATTTCCGGAAAGTGGTTCAATGGTCTTAATTTCAGCACTTCGTCCACTAATTTTGCCCGTTATCTGGCAGGATTTGTTAAATCGTTTAAAAATGAAGGAATTGTTATCAATGCGATATCGCCTGCGAACGAACCTGAAAATGTTTTTTCGGATTGGGATGCATCCTATTGGACATCTAAGAATTTAGGTGAATTTATAAGTAATAACCTAAGACCTGCATTGAATGAGGCAGGGCTTCAGACCACAAAAATAATATCATCCGAAAATGCTGCTTGGGGCACCGCGAATAGTTTCTTATCTGGTATGGATAAAAGTAATGTGGATATTCTTGCTGGCCATGGTTATGTTGAGATTAGTGAGATTATCAGTGGAAAGAGGGGCTTTAACCAGAGTCCATCAAAATGGACTTTTGGCACAGGTGGAAAGCCGATGTGGGTGACAGAGGCTTCCGATGATGGTGGTAACTATGACAGTGGAATCGAGGGGGGATTGAAATTAGCGGCAAATATGCATAAATTATTGGCCGAGTGTGATGCCAGTGCTTATGTATTTTGGCTCGGTATGCTTGCTATTCAAAACAATGAGTCCCTAATTTGCACACGTCCGAATGGTTCTCTGGAATTCCCAAAAACCTACGACGTAATGGGACACTATTCCCGGTTTGTCAAAGCGGGCTACCAACGTATCAACGTTGCAGTCCAAAATGGAGGCGGTCTTTTACTTTCGGCCTATAAGGATCCTCAAACGGGAAAATTTGTGATGATCATAACCAATAGTGGAACATCTGCTGTTCAGTTGAACATAAACTTAACTGGTTTCTCCAGTGGACCGTTGAATAATTTTCAGACAACTGCGACAAGTTCTGGACACTGGGGAAATGTGGGGGCTATTAACCCAATATCCGCTGGAGCTTATTCGATCTCCATCCCAGCCAAAAGTATAAGTACATTAGAAGGAACAAAACAATAA
- a CDS encoding Crp/Fnr family transcriptional regulator, protein MEDKYNLLKEHIEKVVTLTEDEFAFVKECFIHKQYKKSECIFREGDSVNYIYFVLSGLLKFYYTDDNAKQHIVSFAMEDWWETDVSAFYTSGKASFTLECLEDTALLCLSLENFECLCNSLQKMERFFLRKSIAGHIGSQQRILSFLTLGAKERYEQLIKRNPALVQRIPKLLLASYLGVSRETLSRLFS, encoded by the coding sequence ATGGAAGATAAATATAATTTGTTAAAAGAACATATAGAGAAAGTCGTTACACTTACTGAAGATGAATTTGCATTTGTAAAAGAATGTTTCATTCACAAGCAGTATAAAAAATCCGAATGTATTTTTAGAGAGGGCGATAGCGTAAACTATATCTACTTTGTATTGTCCGGTCTTCTCAAATTTTATTATACGGACGATAATGCTAAGCAACATATTGTTTCATTTGCAATGGAGGATTGGTGGGAAACAGATGTTTCGGCCTTTTATACAAGTGGAAAAGCTTCATTTACTTTGGAATGTCTTGAGGACACAGCGTTACTTTGTCTATCGCTGGAAAATTTTGAATGTTTGTGCAACAGTCTTCAAAAGATGGAACGCTTTTTCCTCCGTAAATCAATTGCCGGCCATATCGGTTCACAGCAACGGATCTTGTCATTTTTAACCTTGGGAGCAAAAGAAAGATATGAGCAGTTGATAAAAAGAAATCCAGCTTTGGTACAACGAATTCCAAAATTGTTGCTTGCTTCTTACCTAGGCGTATCCAGGGAGACATTAAGCCGTCTGTTCTCTTGA
- a CDS encoding AAA domain-containing protein: MYNKETALLGKEAIYIDGKDNTNDIQSYSFMGEKCIVAFKSSNKKYTYNRDRVQIIKSALQSKKTETTFNYLKEIADTVGLKSEEGKNILADSYERISFIPEYAILANYLNETHPEDFASSSPIEIYPFGFNLSQKDGVNNAFANPLSLIEGPPGTGKTQTILNIIANAVINGQSVAVVSSNNSATKNVYEKLEKNGLSFVAALLGNSQNKKEFIESQSDIPDLSKFQLTDKQLTQVKQKNSELLIQLTEKLAQKNELATLKLLLENIKTEQRHFLHTLQTSVDFKMNGSLSSDRLLALWNSITDQERTGKQFNWWKKLVYRFRYQIKDKGFYTLSHWDMIRIAQSAYYRTKIAELAYRIKSLEKALHNFAFDAKMREYSTISMRLFKNELHRRYQHTKRPIYQEADLRAKSTSFIEDYPVIMSTTYSLRRCLAEHTVYDYVIIDESSQVDLATGALALSCAKRAVIVGDLKQLPNVVDATMAQKTDAIFQAFKLAEPYRYAKNSLLASITQLFPDVHKTLLKEHYRCHPKIIEFCNRKFYNDQLIILSEPTTEREPLLVYRTVAGNHARARMNQRQIDVILQEIIPQQQLASADLGIVTPYRNQTNALQNTFAGTEIMADTVDKFQGRENDVIILSTVDNEISEFTDNPNRLNVAISRAKDQLILLVHGNKSENESNIADLIRYIEYNNFTIIQSKLHSIFDYLYKGYEEKRRRILSQKRIKSVFDSENLMYTLVHSVLSDDRFSKYDVLLHFPLRSLIHDYSLLSPEEEKYARHHLTHLDFLIYNKLGKNPVLAIEVDGYAYHAQAGRQTERDAMKDAILEKYDLPLLRFSTTGSGERERLVRRLEEITAIRQ, translated from the coding sequence ATGTACAATAAAGAAACAGCATTACTTGGAAAAGAAGCCATCTACATTGATGGAAAGGACAACACAAATGATATCCAGTCCTATTCTTTTATGGGCGAGAAATGTATTGTAGCATTTAAAAGCAGTAATAAAAAATATACTTACAACAGGGATAGAGTTCAGATTATCAAGTCTGCTTTGCAAAGTAAAAAAACGGAGACCACATTCAATTACCTCAAAGAGATTGCAGATACTGTTGGACTTAAATCTGAAGAGGGAAAAAACATCCTTGCAGATAGCTATGAGAGGATATCATTTATCCCTGAATACGCAATCCTAGCCAACTATCTGAATGAAACACATCCGGAAGATTTTGCCTCTTCCTCTCCTATTGAAATCTATCCTTTTGGATTTAACCTCAGTCAAAAAGATGGTGTAAACAATGCTTTTGCTAATCCCCTGAGCCTTATCGAAGGCCCTCCAGGTACCGGAAAAACGCAAACCATTCTTAATATTATTGCCAACGCGGTTATAAATGGACAGAGTGTAGCAGTAGTTTCGAGTAATAATTCAGCAACTAAAAACGTCTATGAAAAGCTGGAAAAGAATGGCCTCTCCTTTGTCGCAGCTTTACTGGGTAATAGTCAAAATAAAAAAGAATTTATAGAGTCGCAATCGGACATCCCTGATCTATCGAAGTTTCAGCTAACGGACAAGCAACTCACTCAAGTCAAGCAGAAAAATAGCGAACTCCTGATACAGCTTACTGAAAAACTGGCTCAGAAGAATGAACTGGCGACGCTGAAACTTTTGCTCGAAAACATTAAAACAGAACAGCGGCATTTCTTGCATACATTACAAACGTCTGTAGACTTCAAAATGAACGGTAGCCTCTCATCGGATCGGCTACTAGCGCTCTGGAATTCGATCACAGATCAGGAACGCACTGGCAAACAGTTTAATTGGTGGAAGAAACTGGTCTATCGCTTTAGGTACCAAATCAAAGATAAGGGCTTTTATACCTTATCACATTGGGACATGATCAGGATTGCTCAATCGGCTTATTACCGAACTAAGATCGCAGAATTAGCGTATCGTATAAAAAGCCTGGAAAAAGCATTGCACAACTTTGCCTTCGATGCAAAAATGAGGGAATATAGTACGATTTCGATGCGTCTGTTTAAAAACGAGCTGCATAGAAGATATCAGCACACAAAGCGCCCAATTTATCAGGAGGCTGATCTGCGCGCTAAGTCTACAAGTTTCATCGAAGACTACCCCGTCATTATGAGTACTACCTATTCACTGCGGAGATGCCTAGCTGAGCATACGGTCTATGACTATGTGATTATTGATGAATCTTCGCAGGTAGATCTGGCAACAGGAGCACTGGCCCTTTCCTGTGCCAAACGTGCTGTCATTGTCGGTGATCTCAAACAGCTTCCGAATGTAGTGGATGCGACAATGGCTCAAAAGACGGATGCAATCTTCCAAGCGTTCAAGTTAGCGGAACCGTATCGTTATGCTAAAAATAGTTTGCTAGCTTCTATCACACAGCTGTTTCCTGATGTACACAAAACACTGCTGAAAGAACATTATCGCTGTCATCCCAAGATTATTGAATTCTGCAACCGTAAATTCTACAACGATCAGCTTATCATTCTCTCCGAACCAACTACCGAGCGCGAACCGCTCTTGGTCTACCGGACAGTGGCTGGTAATCATGCACGTGCGCGAATGAACCAACGGCAAATTGATGTCATCCTACAGGAGATTATTCCACAGCAGCAGCTGGCTTCGGCTGACCTGGGTATTGTGACACCTTATCGCAACCAGACAAATGCATTGCAGAATACATTTGCGGGAACTGAAATAATGGCAGATACGGTAGATAAGTTTCAGGGTAGGGAAAATGATGTGATTATCCTTTCGACAGTCGATAATGAGATCTCCGAATTTACAGATAATCCTAACCGACTGAATGTCGCAATCTCCCGCGCCAAAGATCAGTTGATCTTATTGGTTCATGGCAACAAGTCTGAAAATGAAAGTAATATTGCGGATCTAATCCGTTACATCGAATACAATAATTTTACAATCATACAGAGTAAGTTACATTCTATATTTGACTATCTGTACAAGGGCTATGAGGAAAAAAGGCGTAGAATTTTGTCCCAAAAACGTATCAAATCGGTATTTGACAGTGAAAATCTGATGTATACACTGGTGCATTCTGTATTATCTGATGATAGGTTTTCAAAATATGATGTGCTGCTACATTTTCCGTTAAGAAGTCTGATCCATGATTATTCACTGTTGTCACCTGAGGAAGAGAAATATGCGCGCCATCATCTGACGCATCTGGATTTTCTGATCTACAACAAGCTCGGGAAAAATCCGGTGCTGGCCATCGAGGTGGATGGCTATGCTTATCATGCTCAGGCAGGGCGACAAACCGAACGTGATGCGATGAAAGACGCTATCCTGGAAAAGTATGATCTTCCCCTACTCCGCTTTTCGACTACGGGTAGTGGTGAGCGGGAAAGGTTGGTCAGGAGGTTGGAGGAGATAACTGCTATTAGGCAGTAG
- a CDS encoding DUF5677 domain-containing protein, translating into MEQPFYIEKTIQRYIDELKDRYECNEKEFNELIKEKLVGITKNIASGVLETIFEACISNNSDLKRREKEICQKISNNYEEGIKVFEGFMELNAQISSMCYEKYYKLFDTFNDQIKLDTLIAIHVRACQVANEILVLIKNGYADGAHARWRTLHELSVTFLYLYDSDYDVIHMYNDYEIIEKYKKSKEYKACEDILDLEKLEDEEWMELSIQRDEVIVKYGKDFCESYGWTMKDLPKGRRNFRELEKYVGVENLRIIYSWANESVHAGVSGIKDKLSLREEEFYHFLTGPNDCGLLDPAQYTSYSLCQMSEVLLSMEDSLLHTIFDELLIYFQKEIVNTFSKVEIILK; encoded by the coding sequence ATGGAACAACCATTTTACATTGAAAAGACTATCCAAAGATATATTGACGAATTAAAAGATAGATACGAATGTAATGAGAAGGAATTTAATGAATTGATTAAAGAGAAATTGGTTGGAATAACTAAAAACATTGCTAGTGGCGTTCTAGAAACTATTTTCGAAGCTTGCATTAGCAACAACAGTGACTTGAAACGAAGGGAAAAAGAGATATGCCAAAAGATATCAAATAATTATGAAGAAGGAATAAAAGTATTCGAGGGTTTTATGGAACTTAATGCACAAATAAGTTCTATGTGTTACGAGAAATACTATAAACTGTTTGATACATTTAATGATCAGATTAAACTAGATACATTAATTGCCATACATGTAAGAGCTTGCCAAGTGGCTAATGAAATTTTGGTCTTAATAAAGAATGGTTATGCCGATGGGGCTCATGCTAGATGGAGAACACTCCATGAGTTATCAGTGACATTTTTATATCTATATGATTCAGATTACGACGTTATACACATGTATAATGACTATGAAATCATTGAAAAATATAAAAAATCAAAAGAATATAAGGCATGCGAAGATATATTGGATCTGGAAAAATTAGAAGATGAGGAGTGGATGGAACTTTCCATACAAAGAGATGAAGTTATTGTAAAGTATGGAAAAGATTTTTGTGAGAGTTATGGATGGACAATGAAAGATCTTCCGAAAGGAAGGAGGAATTTTAGAGAACTTGAAAAGTATGTTGGGGTAGAGAATTTGAGAATAATTTATTCGTGGGCCAACGAAAGTGTCCATGCCGGTGTCTCTGGTATTAAAGATAAACTTAGCCTAAGAGAAGAGGAATTCTATCACTTTCTAACAGGGCCAAATGATTGTGGACTTTTGGATCCGGCCCAATATACTTCTTATTCTTTATGTCAAATGAGTGAGGTATTGCTGAGCATGGAAGATTCTTTATTACATACTATATTTGATGAATTATTGATTTATTTCCAGAAAGAAATTGTGAACACATTCTCCAAAGTAGAGATTATTTTAAAATAA